AACAATCATTTCTGTTCCATTTTCATAAAGGTATTTCAATGGATTTCCGGCATTTTTAGGAATTACTTTTACAGGTCCGTTTCTGTCCATTCCCAAACCCCATTGGGCAATATCAAACATATGTGCCCCCCAATCTGTCATGAAGCCGCCGCCCGTTTCACTGAATTTCCTCCAAGCAGCCCATAGTTTCTCGTTTTCTTCTGGTTTCAAGGAAATTGGTGGATTGAGATTTTCATTGAAATGCATTTTTGGAAGTGGCCCCAACCAAGCGTCCCAATCCAGACCATTTGGAATAGGCTGTGCTTCTAAGTCATAAGGTGTTGGATGTTCGGGTTGACCCACATGGACCAATACCTGATTGATTTTACCAAGTCTGCCTTTTTGTACCATTCGCGCAGCATGCTGAAAGTTGAGATCTGAGCGCTGTTGGCTTCCTACAGCCAAGACAATTCCATTACTTCGTACAGCTTTTAGGAGTTCTTGACCTTCCTTGATGGTGAGGGTCAGGGGTTTTTCCAAATAGACATCTTTTCCTGCCTTGCAGGCATCAATTGCCATCAGTGCATGCCAATGGTCCGGGGAGGCAATAACTACAGCATCGATGTCCTGTCTTGCCAGAAGATCTTTGTAATCTTTATAAACATCAATTTTTGGGCTGGGCTTACCAAGTTCATTGCTTATTTTTTCTACCCGTAAACTGAATCTATCTCTTTTTATTTCATAGACATCCGCACCGGCCAATACCTCCACCCCGGGAATGCGCATCATGCCGTTCAGTATTCCCATCGCTTGCCGTCCTAATCCGATAAAACCAAGACGGATTTGATGAATATCTTCAGAAATCGGAAAAAAAGGATTTTTTGCATAAGCCGTTTTGGGTAAAAATGAAAGTCCTGTAGCACTGAGAATAGTGGTCCCCAGAAATTTTCTTCTAGAAAAAAAGTTCTTTTTCATACTTATATGGATTTAGGTTTATTGCTGATATTATTCCAACGATGAAGCGTCAATGTGGTTGATTATTTGTAACTTTTGAATAAGTTCAGTATAATAATAATCTAATTTGATCTTTGATAAAAATTAAAATTCGTAAATGTCTTCTTCCACTCTCTTTAGTTTTATGAAAGGCCCTAATCTTTATTTGTAAGGTAATGAAGGATAAACCCAAAATTCTTGTCATTGGTAGTGCCAATATGGATATGGTAATCAAAACAGATCATTTTCCGGTACCAGGAGAAACTATCATAGGAGGAAATTTTTCTTTGATCCCCGGAGGTAAGGGTGCCAATCAGGCTGTAGCTGCTGCAAGATTGGGTGGGGAGGTTGGTTTTTTGGCACAATTGGGTGAAGATGTATTCGGTGCCCGGAATTTGGAAAATTATCGAAAGGAAGGAATCAATATTTCTTTGATCAAACTGAATCCCAACAAACCTTCAGGAGTTGCCTTGATAACTGTGGATAAGTCCGGAGAGAATACCATCATTGTTGCTCCGGGAGCAAATGAGACCCTTTCTGTTGATGATTTATACAAGGCAAAAGATAGTTTTGAAGCAGCAGATATGATTTTGATTCAATTGGAAATCCAACTTTCTGTGGTATTTGAAGCATGCAAAATGGCATTTGACCTTGGAAAGAAAATCATTTTAAATCCAGCCCCAGCTGCCATTCTTCAGCCGGAAATATTCCCATTTCTCTTTTTAATTACCCCCAATGAGACTGAAGCTGAACAATTAACAGGGGTCAAGGTATTTGATAAACATACTGCCTTTGAAGCTTCTGAGATGCTTATGGCAAAAGGAGTGGAAAATGTAATCGTCACCATGGGTGCGGCAGGGGCATATGTACATACCAGGGAATTCAAAGGAATAATTCCGACCAAGAAAGTGATCGCATTGGATAGCACAGCGGCAGGGGATACATTCAATGGTGCTTTGGCAGTGGCTTTGGTCAAAGGTGGAGGAATGAAAGAGGCGGTTGAATTTGCTTTAAAAGCAGCTACGATTTCTGTTACCAAAATGGGTGCGCAAAGTTCTATCCCCTACTTGAAGGATTTGTCTTAACTTATGAATAACCAAAATCCCATAAATCATGAAAAATAATATTTCCAGCCTGATTTTATTGATAACAATTTGCACCGTACTTTTTTCCTGTGGTCAACCGGACAATGTCAGGATAATTTTTGATACCGATGCCAATAATGAATTGGATGATCAATTTGCACTCATGTATCTTTTGGCGAATGGAAAAAGCTTTGATGTGGAAGGAGTGACTGTCAATGCAACAAAAAGCGGTGGAGGTATTCAGGAACATTATGACGAAGCTCAAAGAATCATGGAATTGGCAGTTTCTTTTGATAAAGTCCCATTGTTAAAAGGGGCAGATGCTTCTTTTGAGGAAATAAGTTCAACCCTGAATGATGAAAATTATGATGGGAAAGCTGCGGTTGATTTTATTGTCAAAGAAGCCAATGAAGGAAATGATTTGGTGGTATTGGCTGTGGGCAAATTGACCAATATTGCCTTGGCCTTGAAAAAAGATCCATCTATTGCTTCAAAAATGAGGGTGGTATGGTTGGGATCAAATTATCCAAAGCCAGGTGAATACAATCAGGATAATGATACGGTATCCATGAATTTTATTTTGAACACAAAAGTACCTTTCGAAATGGTGAC
This window of the Aquiflexum balticum DSM 16537 genome carries:
- a CDS encoding Gfo/Idh/MocA family protein, with the protein product MKKNFFSRRKFLGTTILSATGLSFLPKTAYAKNPFFPISEDIHQIRLGFIGLGRQAMGILNGMMRIPGVEVLAGADVYEIKRDRFSLRVEKISNELGKPSPKIDVYKDYKDLLARQDIDAVVIASPDHWHALMAIDACKAGKDVYLEKPLTLTIKEGQELLKAVRSNGIVLAVGSQQRSDLNFQHAARMVQKGRLGKINQVLVHVGQPEHPTPYDLEAQPIPNGLDWDAWLGPLPKMHFNENLNPPISLKPEENEKLWAAWRKFSETGGGFMTDWGAHMFDIAQWGLGMDRNGPVKVIPKNAGNPLKYLYENGTEMIVGPFDEGRQGVKFIGEKGWIKVSRGNFDSSDASLKPTMERPNLGYPPHYWDFIDSVVKRKDPIVPVEIGHSTCVVCTIGNIANELGRPLDWDPVNQIFPNDWEAAAKLHYNYENGYKL
- the rbsK gene encoding ribokinase, with product MKDKPKILVIGSANMDMVIKTDHFPVPGETIIGGNFSLIPGGKGANQAVAAARLGGEVGFLAQLGEDVFGARNLENYRKEGINISLIKLNPNKPSGVALITVDKSGENTIIVAPGANETLSVDDLYKAKDSFEAADMILIQLEIQLSVVFEACKMAFDLGKKIILNPAPAAILQPEIFPFLFLITPNETEAEQLTGVKVFDKHTAFEASEMLMAKGVENVIVTMGAAGAYVHTREFKGIIPTKKVIALDSTAAGDTFNGALAVALVKGGGMKEAVEFALKAATISVTKMGAQSSIPYLKDLS
- a CDS encoding nucleoside hydrolase gives rise to the protein MKNNISSLILLITICTVLFSCGQPDNVRIIFDTDANNELDDQFALMYLLANGKSFDVEGVTVNATKSGGGIQEHYDEAQRIMELAVSFDKVPLLKGADASFEEISSTLNDENYDGKAAVDFIVKEANEGNDLVVLAVGKLTNIALALKKDPSIASKMRVVWLGSNYPKPGEYNQDNDTVSMNFILNTKVPFEMVTVRYGEASGTDAVRVTQEEINTRMPGMGPKTTKPIRGRHGGEFSTFGDYAVSLFEHIEYHGDPPSRALFDLVAVAILKNPNWGEVREIPAPILIDNQWVERPENPRKITLWENFNRDAIIHDFYHSLSNYQNVQPKL